From the Bradyrhizobium ontarionense genome, the window ATCCGCAGACCGTTGGTCAGGACGCTCATGATGAATGCACCGATGATGGTGCCGAGGATGGTGCCGGTGCCGCCGCTCAGCGACGTCCCGCCGATCACGACGGCGGCGATCGCATCGAGCTCATAGCCCTGGCCGAGCGCGGGTTGCGCGGAATTGATGCGCGAGGCGAGCAGCAGGCCGGCCACGCCGCAGATGGCGCCGCCGAGGCCGTAGATGATGATCTTCCAGCGGTCGACATTCACGCCGGAGAGCCGCACCGCCTCCTCGTTGCTGCCGATGGCGAAGGTGTAGCGGCCGAGCGCGGTGCGGTTGAGAACGACGGCGGCCAGGACCGCCATGATGAACAGGATCAGGGCCGCGTTGGGAATCGGCAGGGCGGGCACGAGCACGCCGAGCAGCGAGTCCTGCGAGATCATCGAGAAATTCTCGGTGTTGCTGAAATAGATCGGCTTGCTGCCGGAGACGACCAGGGCCAGCCCCTTCAGCACCAGCATCATGCCGAGCGTCGCGATGAACGGTGGCACCTTCATCTTGGTGATGACCGTGCCCGACACGGCGCCGCTGAGCGCGCCGGTTAAGATGGCCGCGACGATGCCCGTCCACATCGGCAGCTCCCAATAGGTGAGGAACACGCCCGCCATCACCGCGCAGAAGGTCATCAGCGTGCCGACCGACAAGTCGATGCCGGCCGTGATGATCACGAAGGTCGAGGCGATCGCCAGCACGCCATTCACTGCGGTCGCCTGCAGGATGTTGATCATGTTGTCGGTCTGCATGAACGCCGGCGACGCGAAGCTGAAATAGATCAGCAGCAGCACCAGGCTCGCGAAGGCGAGCAGCTTCTGCAGCGCCGCAGGTCCGAGCAGCCGGCGTCGCAGCGCGGCGACAGCACCGGACCCGCTCGCCGCGATGCCGTCCTTGTGGTCCTTGACCAGTGCCGGGTCGCTCATGCCGTCAGCCTGCCTTCATGGTTTCGCGCTGGGTGGCCAGCTGCATGATCCGCTCTTGCGTGGCCTCGTCCGGCGACAATTCGCCGGTGATGCGGCCCTCGCACATCACGACGATACGGTCGCTCATCCTGATCACTTCCGGAAGCTCCGACGAGATCATGACGATCGCCTTGCCCTGGTCGGCCAGGGACCGCAGCAGCTTGTAGATCTCGCTCTTGGCGCCGATGTCGATGCCCCGGGTCGGCTCGTCGAAGAACAGGATATCGCAATCGCGATCGAGCCATTTGGCGACGACGATCTTCTGCTGGTTGCCGCCGGAGAGCAGGCGGACC encodes:
- a CDS encoding ABC transporter permease translates to MSDPALVKDHKDGIAASGSGAVAALRRRLLGPAALQKLLAFASLVLLLIYFSFASPAFMQTDNMINILQATAVNGVLAIASTFVIITAGIDLSVGTLMTFCAVMAGVFLTYWELPMWTGIVAAILTGALSGAVSGTVITKMKVPPFIATLGMMLVLKGLALVVSGSKPIYFSNTENFSMISQDSLLGVLVPALPIPNAALILFIMAVLAAVVLNRTALGRYTFAIGSNEEAVRLSGVNVDRWKIIIYGLGGAICGVAGLLLASRINSAQPALGQGYELDAIAAVVIGGTSLSGGTGTILGTIIGAFIMSVLTNGLRILSVAQEWQFVVTGIIIILAVYADMLRRNRA